One Lepisosteus oculatus isolate fLepOcu1 chromosome 13, fLepOcu1.hap2, whole genome shotgun sequence genomic region harbors:
- the LOC102691434 gene encoding beta-galactoside alpha-2,6-sialyltransferase 1 isoform X3: MKHSSRARTQFNRFALCMFLLCLIACIYLQSILNTRFFKCPSANSTRFMENKQDTAPRISTTSSPELTTTGEPLRTMEWHWPVWGENSAKLASDQKKAVANFKRVNKFNVTFLFLRRKKYRLNHRELLCQLKTRVPVKTIKAGDGPFTREAWEKYLPKDNPRERLGPFKSCAVVMSSASLRNSKLGEEIDSHDAVLRFNAAPTEGYSIDVGQKTTLRLLNSQLVVSEKHKFLTDPLYKTGVLLMWDPAPYSKDLYEWYKKPDYNFFQRYKAYRSLYPDQPFYILSPEMQWELWNVIQENTAEEIQPNPPSSGMQGGHQRIILLLESSFS; the protein is encoded by the exons ATGAAGCACAGTTCTAGAGCACGAACGCAATTTAACCGCTTTGCGTTATGTATGTTTTTACTCTGCCTTATTGCATGCATATATTTGCAGTCTATACTGAATACCCGTTTTTTCAAATGCCCGAGTGCAAATTCCACCAGATTTATGGAAAATAAGCAGGATACCGCGCCAAGGATCAGCACTACGTCTTCCCCCGAGCTCACTACAACTGGAGAACCTTTGAGAACAATGGAGTGGCACTGGCCTGTCTGGGGTGAAAACAGCGCAAAACTTGCTTCAGACCAAAAAAAGGCGGTGGCGAATTTCAAGAGGGTAAACAAGTTCAATGTCACTTTCCTTTtcctaagaagaaaaaaatacaggttGAATCACAGGGAGCTCCTGTGCCAACTTAAGACCCGTGTTCCTGTGAAAACGATAAAAGCTGGCGATGGACCTTTCACAAGGGAGGCGTGGGAGAAGTACTTGCCGAAGGACAACCCGAGAGAAAGGCTGGGACCGTTTAAGAGTTGTGCCGTAGTAATGTCATCAGCGTCCCTGAGAAACTCAAAGCTTGGGGAGGAAATCG atAGCCATGATGCAGTTTTGCGGTTTAATGCTGCTCCAACTGAAGGCTATAGTATAGATGTTGGACAGAAAACCACTCTTCGCTTATTAAACTCTCAG CTTGTGGTGTCTgaaaaacacaagtttcttaCTGACCCTCTTTACAAAACTGGAGTACTGCTTATGTGGGACCCAGCTCCTTATTCCAAAGACCTCTATGAG TGGTACAAGAAACCAGACTACAACTTCTTTCAGAGATACAAGGCTTATCGGAGTCTCTATCCTGATCAGCCATTTTATATCTTAAGCCCGGAGATGCAGTGGGAACTTTGGAATGTCATCCAAGAGAACACAGCAGAGGAGATTCAGCCTAATCCACCTTCTTCTGGAATGCAAG GGGGGCACCAGAGAATTATACTACTTTTAG AAAGCAGTTTTTCTTGA
- the LOC102691434 gene encoding beta-galactoside alpha-2,6-sialyltransferase 1 isoform X2 — MKHSSRARTQFNRFALCMFLLCLIACIYLQSILNTRFFKCPSANSTRFMENKQDTAPRISTTSSPELTTTGEPLRTMEWHWPVWGENSAKLASDQKKAVANFKRVNKFNVTFLFLRRKKYRLNHRELLCQLKTRVPVKTIKAGDGPFTREAWEKYLPKDNPRERLGPFKSCAVVMSSASLRNSKLGEEIDSHDAVLRFNAAPTEGYSIDVGQKTTLRLLNSQLVVSEKHKFLTDPLYKTGVLLMWDPAPYSKDLYEWYKKPDYNFFQRYKAYRSLYPDQPFYILSPEMQWELWNVIQENTAEEIQPNPPSSGMQGGHQRIILLLARVSHSQWN; from the exons ATGAAGCACAGTTCTAGAGCACGAACGCAATTTAACCGCTTTGCGTTATGTATGTTTTTACTCTGCCTTATTGCATGCATATATTTGCAGTCTATACTGAATACCCGTTTTTTCAAATGCCCGAGTGCAAATTCCACCAGATTTATGGAAAATAAGCAGGATACCGCGCCAAGGATCAGCACTACGTCTTCCCCCGAGCTCACTACAACTGGAGAACCTTTGAGAACAATGGAGTGGCACTGGCCTGTCTGGGGTGAAAACAGCGCAAAACTTGCTTCAGACCAAAAAAAGGCGGTGGCGAATTTCAAGAGGGTAAACAAGTTCAATGTCACTTTCCTTTtcctaagaagaaaaaaatacaggttGAATCACAGGGAGCTCCTGTGCCAACTTAAGACCCGTGTTCCTGTGAAAACGATAAAAGCTGGCGATGGACCTTTCACAAGGGAGGCGTGGGAGAAGTACTTGCCGAAGGACAACCCGAGAGAAAGGCTGGGACCGTTTAAGAGTTGTGCCGTAGTAATGTCATCAGCGTCCCTGAGAAACTCAAAGCTTGGGGAGGAAATCG atAGCCATGATGCAGTTTTGCGGTTTAATGCTGCTCCAACTGAAGGCTATAGTATAGATGTTGGACAGAAAACCACTCTTCGCTTATTAAACTCTCAG CTTGTGGTGTCTgaaaaacacaagtttcttaCTGACCCTCTTTACAAAACTGGAGTACTGCTTATGTGGGACCCAGCTCCTTATTCCAAAGACCTCTATGAG TGGTACAAGAAACCAGACTACAACTTCTTTCAGAGATACAAGGCTTATCGGAGTCTCTATCCTGATCAGCCATTTTATATCTTAAGCCCGGAGATGCAGTGGGAACTTTGGAATGTCATCCAAGAGAACACAGCAGAGGAGATTCAGCCTAATCCACCTTCTTCTGGAATGCAAG GGGGGCACCAGAGAATTATACTACTTTTAG
- the LOC102691434 gene encoding beta-galactoside alpha-2,6-sialyltransferase 1 isoform X4 — protein MKHSSRARTQFNRFALCMFLLCLIACIYLQSILNTRFFKCPSANSTRFMENKQDTAPRISTTSSPELTTTGEPLRTMEWHWPVWGENSAKLASDQKKAVANFKRVNKFNVTFLFLRRKKYRLNHRELLCQLKTRVPVKTIKAGDGPFTREAWEKYLPKDNPRERLGPFKSCAVVMSSASLRNSKLGEEIDSHDAVLRFNAAPTEGYSIDVGQKTTLRLLNSQLVVSEKHKFLTDPLYKTGVLLMWDPAPYSKDLYEWYKKPDYNFFQRYKAYRSLYPDQPFYILSPEMQWELWNVIQENTAEEIQPNPPSSGMQASPPNR, from the exons ATGAAGCACAGTTCTAGAGCACGAACGCAATTTAACCGCTTTGCGTTATGTATGTTTTTACTCTGCCTTATTGCATGCATATATTTGCAGTCTATACTGAATACCCGTTTTTTCAAATGCCCGAGTGCAAATTCCACCAGATTTATGGAAAATAAGCAGGATACCGCGCCAAGGATCAGCACTACGTCTTCCCCCGAGCTCACTACAACTGGAGAACCTTTGAGAACAATGGAGTGGCACTGGCCTGTCTGGGGTGAAAACAGCGCAAAACTTGCTTCAGACCAAAAAAAGGCGGTGGCGAATTTCAAGAGGGTAAACAAGTTCAATGTCACTTTCCTTTtcctaagaagaaaaaaatacaggttGAATCACAGGGAGCTCCTGTGCCAACTTAAGACCCGTGTTCCTGTGAAAACGATAAAAGCTGGCGATGGACCTTTCACAAGGGAGGCGTGGGAGAAGTACTTGCCGAAGGACAACCCGAGAGAAAGGCTGGGACCGTTTAAGAGTTGTGCCGTAGTAATGTCATCAGCGTCCCTGAGAAACTCAAAGCTTGGGGAGGAAATCG atAGCCATGATGCAGTTTTGCGGTTTAATGCTGCTCCAACTGAAGGCTATAGTATAGATGTTGGACAGAAAACCACTCTTCGCTTATTAAACTCTCAG CTTGTGGTGTCTgaaaaacacaagtttcttaCTGACCCTCTTTACAAAACTGGAGTACTGCTTATGTGGGACCCAGCTCCTTATTCCAAAGACCTCTATGAG TGGTACAAGAAACCAGACTACAACTTCTTTCAGAGATACAAGGCTTATCGGAGTCTCTATCCTGATCAGCCATTTTATATCTTAAGCCCGGAGATGCAGTGGGAACTTTGGAATGTCATCCAAGAGAACACAGCAGAGGAGATTCAGCCTAATCCACCTTCTTCTGGAATGCAAG CCTCTCCACCCAATCGTTAG
- the LOC102691434 gene encoding beta-galactoside alpha-2,6-sialyltransferase 1 isoform X1 translates to MKHSSRARTQFNRFALCMFLLCLIACIYLQSILNTRFFKCPSANSTRFMENKQDTAPRISTTSSPELTTTGEPLRTMEWHWPVWGENSAKLASDQKKAVANFKRVNKFNVTFLFLRRKKYRLNHRELLCQLKTRVPVKTIKAGDGPFTREAWEKYLPKDNPRERLGPFKSCAVVMSSASLRNSKLGEEIDSHDAVLRFNAAPTEGYSIDVGQKTTLRLLNSQLVVSEKHKFLTDPLYKTGVLLMWDPAPYSKDLYEWYKKPDYNFFQRYKAYRSLYPDQPFYILSPEMQWELWNVIQENTAEEIQPNPPSSGMQGIVLMMSLCDQLNVYEFLPSRRKTDFCYYYQTYRNKACTMGYYHPLLFEKNLIQRLNHGSSQDIMASGKVTLKGFSQYYCPPANRAHQG, encoded by the exons ATGAAGCACAGTTCTAGAGCACGAACGCAATTTAACCGCTTTGCGTTATGTATGTTTTTACTCTGCCTTATTGCATGCATATATTTGCAGTCTATACTGAATACCCGTTTTTTCAAATGCCCGAGTGCAAATTCCACCAGATTTATGGAAAATAAGCAGGATACCGCGCCAAGGATCAGCACTACGTCTTCCCCCGAGCTCACTACAACTGGAGAACCTTTGAGAACAATGGAGTGGCACTGGCCTGTCTGGGGTGAAAACAGCGCAAAACTTGCTTCAGACCAAAAAAAGGCGGTGGCGAATTTCAAGAGGGTAAACAAGTTCAATGTCACTTTCCTTTtcctaagaagaaaaaaatacaggttGAATCACAGGGAGCTCCTGTGCCAACTTAAGACCCGTGTTCCTGTGAAAACGATAAAAGCTGGCGATGGACCTTTCACAAGGGAGGCGTGGGAGAAGTACTTGCCGAAGGACAACCCGAGAGAAAGGCTGGGACCGTTTAAGAGTTGTGCCGTAGTAATGTCATCAGCGTCCCTGAGAAACTCAAAGCTTGGGGAGGAAATCG atAGCCATGATGCAGTTTTGCGGTTTAATGCTGCTCCAACTGAAGGCTATAGTATAGATGTTGGACAGAAAACCACTCTTCGCTTATTAAACTCTCAG CTTGTGGTGTCTgaaaaacacaagtttcttaCTGACCCTCTTTACAAAACTGGAGTACTGCTTATGTGGGACCCAGCTCCTTATTCCAAAGACCTCTATGAG TGGTACAAGAAACCAGACTACAACTTCTTTCAGAGATACAAGGCTTATCGGAGTCTCTATCCTGATCAGCCATTTTATATCTTAAGCCCGGAGATGCAGTGGGAACTTTGGAATGTCATCCAAGAGAACACAGCAGAGGAGATTCAGCCTAATCCACCTTCTTCTGGAATGCAAG GTATTGTCTTAATGATGAGTCTCTGTGATCAACTTAATGTGTATGAATTCCTGCCGTCAcgcagaaaaacagatttttgttaTTACTACCAAACATATCGCAATAAAGCCTGTACTATGGGATACTACCATCCACTTCTGTTCGAAAAGAACTTAATTCAGCGTCTGAACCACGGAAGTTCTCAGGACATCATGGCTTCTGGAAAGGTGACCTTAAAAGGATTCTCTCAATACTACTGCCCCCCAGCAAATCGAGCACATCAAGGGTAA
- the adipoqa gene encoding adiponectin has translation MRLVWVLLLCFSIGGERCFSEEEEAALSPAAGPEAEAEVEADSAVADERKPCAGWMGGVPGTPGHNGAPGRDGRDGRDGEKGERGEPGAPGEKGDGGEPGATGPEGPRGFPGTPGLKGDRGESALLYRSAFSVGLTDRTPMPNVPIRFNKIFYNDQLHYDPSTGKFRCVISGVYYFTYHLTVYLKDAKVSLYKSDKTIMFTFDQFQENNVDQASGSIVLHLVGGDEVWLQVYGEDDYSGIYADNVNDSTFTGFLLYPDIKTVNGSR, from the exons ATGAGGCTGGTCTGGGTGCTGCTGCTTTGCTTCTCGATTGGGGGGGAGCGGTGCTTCTCAGAGGAAGAAGAAGCAGCCCTGTCCCCAGCTGCAGGCCCAGAGGCGGAGGCGGAGGTGGAGGCAGACAGCGCTGTGGCTGACGAGAGAAAGCCCTGTGCAGGCTGGATGGGAGGAGTCCCAGGCACTCCCGGGCACAATGGTGCGCCAGGGAGAGACGGGCGAGATGGGAGAGACGGAgaaaagggagagagaggagagccaG GTGCACCAGGAGAGAAGGGAGACGGTGGAGAGCCAGGGGCCACAGGCCCGGAGGGTCCTCGTGGATTCCCAGGGACCCCAGGGCTGAAGGGCGACAGAGGGGAGAGCGCTCTTCTCTACCGCTCTGCCTTCAGCGTGGGCTTGACCGACCGCACGCCCATGCCCAACGTTCCCATCAGGTTCAACAAGATCTTCTACAACGACCAGCTGCACTACGACCCCAGCACTGGCAAGTTCCGCTGTGTGATCTCCGGGGTCTACTACTTCACCTACCACCTCACCGTGTACCTGAAGGACGCCAAGGTCAGCCTGTACAAGAGCGACAAGACCATCATGTTCACTTTTGACCAGTTCCAGGAGAACAACGTTGACCAGGCCTCGGGCTCCATTGTCCTGCACCTGGTGGGCGGGGATGAGGTCTGGCTGCAGGTCTACGGTGAGGACGACTACAGTGGAATTTATGCAGACAACGTAAACGATTCCACATTCACTGGGTTCCTTCTGTACCCCGACATTAAAACTGTAAATGGAAGTCGCTAG